Proteins encoded within one genomic window of Manis pentadactyla isolate mManPen7 chromosome 4, mManPen7.hap1, whole genome shotgun sequence:
- the ODF4 gene encoding LOW QUALITY PROTEIN: outer dense fiber protein 4 (The sequence of the model RefSeq protein was modified relative to this genomic sequence to represent the inferred CDS: inserted 1 base in 1 codon; deleted 1 base in 1 codon) yields the protein MWNLGSEPGSDRQLPRKHCPKPLRGSMLPLWWKIIHRSCWKLQVLASELSLAAFILLLVMVFSKSWLCLSRSCFYQRWPADISSRIYMSSHIMSMGLLHNCDLKSCSHPENGKDSFKLWTNHLFFGVAKITSVALGLGLVFTIWLHLPYLPGLQRLSYCSWVGPVMSFCEVIVIFFTLMLFPINLWIFELKKNMSVPIGWSYFVGWLVFVLYVTCGLLCYFNHEHFWSLIISHLSXGSMSCSCASVQDSLKEQIVSKTFVNQEDLDSEQEKASL from the exons ATGTGGAACTTGGGATCTGAGCCTGGCAGTGACAGGCAGCTGCCCCGGAAACACTGCCCAAAGCCACTCAGGGGCTCCATGTTGCCCTTGTGGTGGAAAATTATACACAGGTCCTGCTGGAAGCTGCAGGTGTTGGCCTCAGAGCTCAGCCTGGCTGCCTTTATCCTGCTGCTGGTCATGGTCTTCTCCAAGAGTTGGCTGTGCCTCTCCAGGAGCTGTTTCTACCAGCGCTGGCCTGCAGACATTAGCTCCAGGATCTACATGTCGTCTCACATCATGTCCATGGGGCTCCTGCACAACTGCGATCTGAAGAGCTGCTCCCACCCAGAGAATGGGAAAG ACAGTTTTAAGCTGTGGACAAATCACCTGTTCTTTGGGGTGGCCAAGATAACCTCTGTGGCCCTGGGGCTGGGCTTGGTTTTCACCATCTGGCTGCACCTGCCATACCTACCTGGCCTTCAGAGATTGTCCTACTGTAGCTGGGTTGGACCTGTCATGAGCTTCTGTGAAG TTATTGTTATTTTCTTCACCCTCATGTTGTTCCCTATTAACCTCTGGATATTCGAGTTGAAGAAG AACATGTCAGTACCCATTGGCTGGAGCTATTTTGTTGGTTGGTTGGTGTTTGTCCTATATGTCACCTGTG GGCTCCTTTGTTACTTTAACCATGAACATTTCTGGAGTCTGATTATAAGCCATCTCT CTGGCAGCATGTCCTGCAGCTGTGCTTCAGTACAGGACTCTCTGAAGGAGCAGATTGTCTCAAAGACCTTTGTCAACCAAGAAGACCTGGACTCTGAGCAAGAGAAGGCATCGTTGTAA